A single region of the Paludibacter jiangxiensis genome encodes:
- a CDS encoding rhomboid family intramembrane serine protease, translated as MMTDYKSSISPSFPPVILNLLVINFLFWLASVVLPGAANIDVNTALGLHYWQSKDFHAYQLLTYMFQHASFDHIFFNMFGLFMFGPVLEQVWGSKRFLFFYIFTGIGAALTQEVMWSLSIYPQIGSFATNITFGGIEPLTVGASGAIFGILLAFAMVFPDAKMMLLFLPIPIKAKYFVPVYALIELFMGVASFSGDNVAHFAHLGGALFGLILILVWKRSARNRNNFF; from the coding sequence ATTATGACAGACTATAAATCGTCCATTTCGCCTTCATTTCCACCGGTAATTCTCAACTTACTGGTTATAAATTTCTTATTTTGGCTTGCCAGCGTAGTACTTCCGGGAGCTGCAAATATCGATGTAAACACGGCATTGGGGCTGCATTACTGGCAATCGAAAGATTTTCATGCCTATCAATTACTCACGTATATGTTCCAGCATGCTTCGTTCGATCACATCTTTTTTAACATGTTCGGTCTGTTCATGTTCGGTCCGGTATTGGAACAGGTTTGGGGTAGCAAGCGTTTTTTGTTTTTTTACATTTTTACAGGAATAGGTGCGGCACTCACCCAGGAAGTAATGTGGAGTCTCAGCATTTACCCTCAAATCGGTAGTTTTGCTACCAATATTACTTTTGGCGGCATTGAACCGTTAACGGTAGGAGCTTCCGGAGCTATTTTCGGTATCCTTCTGGCTTTTGCAATGGTATTTCCCGATGCAAAAATGATGCTGCTCTTTCTGCCTATACCCATCAAAGCAAAGTATTTTGTTCCCGTATATGCTCTTATTGAACTATTTATGGGCGTTGCCAGTTTTTCAGGCGATAATGTTGCTCACTTTGCCCACTTGGGAGGTGCCTTATTTGGCCTGATACTGATTCTGGTGTGGAAACGGTCGGCACGAAACAGGAATAACTTTTTCTAA
- a CDS encoding endonuclease/exonuclease/phosphatase family protein — translation MRQSIKILLVTLNVIAAAAMLLGKLTTMVSPAHWLVFAYFGLFFPFILAVNFAFMLFWLFCRKWKALFISLIASFLCINNICNTFPIHLIRPSVNEEASRLKVMTYNIDAFRQFSASKKSTMDSLLSFVNRKNPDVVCFQEFYVYNKSGKTTEKNVLKGLHKYPYHFIHYSVSEETFGEGLAIFSKYPIDYKGICQFSKGYYMTIYADITVNSKTIRIFNHHMESYKFTMDERKHYEDLVGDFNSHLFRDVILKFSSKMNEAYNVRARQADIVAKTIAESPFPVVVCGDFNDVPVSYTYTKIKKDLIDTYASVGTGYGNTYSHKLFPFRIDYIMVDPSFHPISSRVAHVKYSDHYPVIAEVALP, via the coding sequence ATGAGACAAAGCATCAAAATATTACTTGTTACGCTTAACGTCATTGCTGCCGCCGCCATGCTGCTGGGCAAGCTGACTACCATGGTGAGTCCCGCTCACTGGTTGGTGTTCGCCTACTTCGGACTCTTTTTCCCTTTTATTCTGGCTGTTAACTTTGCTTTCATGCTCTTTTGGTTGTTTTGCAGAAAGTGGAAAGCCCTTTTCATCTCTTTAATTGCCAGTTTTCTTTGTATCAACAACATCTGCAACACTTTTCCGATTCACCTGATAAGGCCTTCGGTAAATGAAGAAGCCTCCAGACTGAAGGTAATGACCTACAATATTGATGCTTTCCGCCAGTTCTCTGCTTCCAAAAAAAGTACGATGGACAGTCTGCTTAGTTTTGTAAACCGAAAAAATCCCGATGTTGTTTGCTTCCAGGAGTTTTATGTTTACAACAAATCAGGAAAAACCACCGAAAAAAATGTACTGAAAGGGCTCCATAAATACCCTTATCATTTTATTCATTATTCTGTTTCGGAAGAGACTTTTGGAGAAGGACTTGCCATCTTTTCAAAATACCCCATTGATTACAAAGGAATTTGCCAGTTTTCGAAAGGTTACTACATGACAATTTATGCAGACATAACGGTGAACTCGAAGACGATACGAATTTTCAACCACCACATGGAGTCGTATAAATTTACGATGGACGAACGTAAGCACTATGAAGATCTTGTGGGAGACTTCAACTCCCACCTGTTCCGCGATGTGATTTTAAAGTTCTCCTCCAAAATGAACGAAGCCTATAACGTTCGGGCAAGACAAGCCGATATTGTAGCAAAAACAATCGCTGAATCGCCCTTCCCTGTTGTTGTTTGCGGTGATTTCAATGACGTTCCGGTATCATACACCTATACTAAAATAAAGAAAGATCTGATTGACACATATGCCTCAGTGGGGACGGGATACGGCAACACCTACAGCCACAAGCTGTTTCCTTTTCGTATCGATTACATTATGGTGGATCCTTCATTTCACCCTATCTCATCACGAGTGGCTCATGTAAAATATTCAGACCACTACCCTGTTATCGCGGAAGTGGCACTCCCATAA
- the polA gene encoding DNA polymerase I has translation MENIAPTDNTPKRLFLLDAYALIYRAYYAFIKNPRFNSKGLNTSAILGFVNTLEDVLKRETPTHIAVVFDPSGPTFRHEAYEHYKAQREETPEDIRKAVPIIKEIVEAYRIPVLQVAGFEADDVIGTLAKKAEIAGYDVFMMTPDKDYGQLVSDHIFMYRPKHSGGFETMGPEEVKAKFDLDSHEQVIDLLGLMGDASDNIPGCPGVGEKTAVKLLKEFGSIENLLQNTDKLKGAIKDKVENNKEQIEFSRFLATIKIDVPIELHEESLVLENPDEEKLAALYADLEFRTLLTRKNLSATQTPTSKNTPKADTQQTSLFGDINPETHEIEVTASAYSHLATIATTPHTYRSASTAEERYALIKNLLQQSSVCFDTETDSLDVFSAKLVGMSFAWKEGEAYYVPVPADQQQAQQIVDEFKPFFANEEIEKIGQNMKFDLLVLANYGVEIKGTLFDTMIAHYLLQPELRHNMDYLAEIMLTYKTIHIDELIGSKGKNQLTMRQVPLEKITDYAAEDADITFRLKQRLEPKIKENGLESLLFDIEMPLMRVLAEMEQNGVLLDDVALKQSSEILTNEMLNIEKEVHTMAGMDFNISSAKQVGEVLFDRLKIIEKAKKTKTGQYSTNEEILESLRGKHPVVEKILDYRGLKKLLSTYIDALPALINPKTGKVHTSFNQAVAATGRLSSSNPNLQNIPIRDEQGKEIRKAFIAEPNCYFLSADYSQIELRIMAHLSQDANMIEAFKSGQDIHAATAAKIYHLPLEEVTSDMRRKAKTANFGIIYGISVFGLSDRLGIPRGEAKELIDGYFATYPQVKEYMDNCIAKARVDGWVETLLHRKRYLPDINSHNANVRGFAERNAVNAPIQGTAADIIKIAMVNISRRFREEQLRSKMILQVHDELNFNVVHDELYIVKSIVTREMESAISLSVPLKVDVGVGQNWLEAH, from the coding sequence ATGGAAAACATAGCACCAACCGACAATACTCCCAAGCGTCTATTCCTTCTGGACGCTTACGCACTGATATACAGAGCATATTATGCTTTTATCAAAAATCCGCGTTTCAATTCCAAGGGGCTGAACACCTCTGCCATCCTTGGTTTTGTCAATACGCTGGAAGATGTGCTGAAACGTGAAACACCCACGCATATCGCCGTTGTGTTCGATCCGTCGGGTCCTACTTTCCGCCACGAAGCCTATGAACACTACAAAGCACAACGGGAAGAAACGCCGGAAGACATTCGGAAAGCGGTACCCATCATTAAAGAAATCGTCGAGGCCTACCGCATTCCGGTTCTTCAGGTGGCCGGTTTCGAAGCCGACGACGTGATAGGAACACTTGCAAAAAAGGCTGAAATAGCCGGTTACGATGTCTTTATGATGACACCCGACAAGGATTACGGGCAGTTGGTGTCTGACCATATTTTCATGTACCGCCCCAAACATTCGGGAGGATTTGAAACCATGGGTCCCGAAGAAGTGAAAGCCAAATTCGATCTCGACAGTCACGAACAGGTGATCGACCTGCTTGGTTTAATGGGTGATGCGTCGGACAATATTCCCGGATGCCCCGGTGTGGGAGAAAAGACTGCCGTAAAACTTCTCAAAGAATTCGGCAGCATTGAAAATCTGCTTCAGAATACCGATAAACTGAAAGGAGCAATCAAAGACAAGGTTGAAAACAACAAGGAGCAGATCGAGTTTTCGCGTTTTCTGGCAACCATTAAAATAGATGTGCCCATCGAACTGCACGAAGAATCGCTGGTGCTGGAAAATCCGGACGAAGAAAAACTCGCGGCACTATATGCTGATCTTGAATTTCGGACACTCCTCACCCGTAAAAATTTATCGGCGACTCAAACACCGACAAGTAAAAATACGCCCAAAGCCGACACACAACAAACATCTCTTTTTGGCGACATAAATCCGGAAACACATGAAATTGAAGTAACAGCTTCGGCTTATAGCCACCTGGCAACCATTGCAACCACACCACATACGTACCGATCTGCTTCCACCGCAGAAGAACGTTATGCTTTGATAAAAAATCTTTTGCAACAAAGCTCCGTTTGCTTCGATACGGAAACCGATTCGCTGGATGTGTTCTCTGCCAAACTGGTGGGCATGTCGTTTGCCTGGAAGGAAGGCGAAGCATACTACGTACCCGTACCGGCAGATCAACAACAGGCACAACAAATTGTGGACGAATTCAAGCCTTTCTTTGCCAACGAAGAAATTGAAAAGATAGGCCAAAACATGAAATTCGACCTGCTGGTACTGGCCAACTACGGCGTAGAGATCAAAGGGACGCTTTTCGACACGATGATTGCCCATTACCTGTTGCAGCCCGAATTGCGGCACAACATGGACTATCTGGCAGAGATTATGCTCACCTACAAAACCATCCATATCGATGAACTGATAGGTTCAAAAGGGAAGAACCAACTTACCATGCGTCAGGTTCCCCTCGAAAAAATCACCGATTATGCTGCCGAAGACGCCGACATCACCTTCCGTCTGAAACAGCGACTGGAACCAAAAATAAAAGAAAACGGACTGGAATCCTTGCTCTTCGACATTGAAATGCCTCTGATGCGCGTTCTTGCCGAAATGGAGCAAAACGGTGTATTGCTCGATGATGTTGCCCTCAAACAGTCGTCTGAAATCCTGACGAATGAGATGTTGAACATCGAAAAGGAGGTACATACCATGGCCGGAATGGATTTCAATATCAGCTCAGCCAAGCAGGTGGGTGAAGTTTTGTTCGATCGCCTGAAGATTATTGAAAAAGCCAAGAAGACAAAGACCGGACAATATTCCACCAACGAAGAAATCCTTGAATCCTTGCGGGGAAAACACCCTGTTGTGGAGAAAATTCTGGACTACCGGGGACTGAAAAAATTGCTGAGTACCTACATCGATGCCCTTCCCGCGTTGATTAATCCAAAGACAGGCAAGGTTCATACCTCCTTCAATCAGGCGGTAGCTGCTACCGGGCGCCTCAGTTCCAGCAATCCGAACCTGCAAAACATTCCGATTCGCGACGAACAGGGCAAGGAAATCCGCAAGGCTTTCATAGCCGAGCCCAATTGTTATTTTCTCTCTGCCGACTATTCGCAGATCGAACTTCGTATTATGGCTCACCTGAGTCAGGATGCCAATATGATTGAAGCTTTCAAATCGGGGCAGGATATCCACGCAGCAACCGCTGCCAAAATATATCATCTTCCGCTCGAAGAGGTAACTTCCGACATGCGTCGTAAAGCCAAGACCGCGAATTTCGGAATCATTTATGGCATTTCCGTTTTCGGCCTTTCCGACCGATTGGGCATTCCCCGTGGTGAAGCCAAAGAGCTGATCGACGGTTATTTTGCCACTTACCCGCAAGTAAAAGAGTACATGGATAATTGCATCGCTAAGGCTCGTGTAGACGGTTGGGTAGAAACCTTGCTGCACCGCAAACGCTACCTGCCGGACATCAACTCTCACAACGCCAACGTGCGTGGTTTTGCTGAACGAAATGCTGTCAACGCACCCATTCAGGGCACGGCTGCCGACATTATCAAGATTGCAATGGTCAACATCAGCCGTCGCTTCCGTGAAGAACAGCTCCGTTCGAAGATGATCCTGCAAGTGCATGACGAATTGAACTTCAACGTAGTACACGATGAATTGTACATTGTAAAAAGCATCGTAACCCGCGAAATGGAAAGCGCCATATCTCTTTCTGTTCCTCTGAAAGTAGACGTTGGCGTCGGACAAAACTGGCTGGAAGCGCATTGA
- a CDS encoding HU family DNA-binding protein: MFYLCKQYLGFDPLFSNHFKTTSMNKGELVNAIAAEAGLTKADAKKALDATVGAITAALKGGDKVSLVGFGTFSIVQKEARKGINPATKKPIDIAAKKVAKFKAGAELAEAVQ, from the coding sequence ATGTTTTATCTTTGCAAACAATATTTGGGATTTGACCCGCTGTTTTCTAACCATTTTAAAACTACAAGTATGAATAAAGGTGAATTAGTTAATGCTATTGCTGCTGAAGCCGGCTTAACAAAAGCTGATGCTAAAAAAGCATTGGATGCAACTGTTGGCGCTATTACCGCTGCTTTAAAAGGTGGTGACAAAGTTAGCCTGGTAGGTTTTGGAACTTTCTCTATTGTTCAAAAGGAAGCTCGCAAGGGAATCAATCCTGCTACTAAAAAACCTATTGACATTGCAGCTAAAAAAGTTGCTAAATTCAAAGCCGGTGCTGAATTGGCTGAAGCAGTTCAATAG
- a CDS encoding rhomboid family protein, which produces MSLINDFNRSFQQATMLKKLIYVNVGTFIVVQLALIILKLCAVEAPVWLSFLELPSNLNALAIRPWTVITYMFLHTDILHILFNMLCLFGFGQLFLLCFSPKQLFGVYIFGGIAGAVVYIAAFNLFPYFTLVKDSTLLLGASASIMAIIVAVATYSPDYVVSLFLLGRIKLKYIAIVTFLISLLSVTGNNAGGELAHIGGALLGFWFAKRMRAGKDITRQFNLFIDRIISLFERKPRKFKVTGTRPKTDKEYRTEKRDNDAELNRILDKIKRSGYSSLSGDEKKTLFDRSNK; this is translated from the coding sequence ATGTCACTGATAAACGATTTTAACCGTTCATTTCAGCAAGCTACCATGCTAAAAAAGCTGATTTACGTCAATGTTGGCACTTTCATTGTCGTCCAACTGGCTCTTATCATATTAAAATTGTGCGCGGTTGAAGCACCAGTATGGCTATCGTTTCTCGAATTGCCGTCAAACCTGAATGCGCTGGCCATTCGCCCCTGGACAGTCATCACCTACATGTTTTTGCATACGGATATCCTGCATATCCTATTTAATATGCTGTGTCTGTTCGGATTTGGCCAGCTGTTTCTTTTGTGTTTTTCGCCCAAACAGTTGTTTGGAGTTTATATCTTCGGAGGAATTGCCGGCGCTGTTGTGTACATAGCAGCATTCAATTTGTTCCCGTATTTTACTCTGGTAAAGGACAGTACTCTTTTATTGGGAGCCTCCGCTTCTATTATGGCAATTATCGTTGCTGTGGCTACATATTCTCCTGATTACGTTGTATCTTTGTTTCTACTGGGTAGAATAAAGCTGAAATACATCGCCATAGTCACTTTTCTTATTAGTTTACTGAGTGTTACTGGAAATAATGCCGGTGGAGAACTGGCTCACATAGGAGGCGCATTGCTCGGTTTTTGGTTTGCAAAAAGAATGAGAGCCGGCAAAGATATTACACGACAGTTCAATCTTTTTATTGACAGAATAATTTCTCTGTTCGAACGGAAACCGCGCAAATTCAAAGTAACAGGCACCCGCCCCAAAACCGATAAAGAATACCGGACGGAAAAACGGGATAACGATGCTGAATTGAACCGTATTCTCGATAAAATAAAGCGTTCGGGATACAGCAGCCTTTCCGGTGACGAAAAGAAGACGCTATTCGACCGCAGTAACAAATAA
- the trkA gene encoding Trk system potassium transporter TrkA — MKIVIAGAGETGSHLSKILSQESQDITVLDANEAKLKQLKTALNIKTVAGKAISIASLKESGVENADLFVAVTPSETENITACVLASELGAKKTLSRIDNSEYLLPENKDFFHKLGISSMIYPEHLAAAEIINALKATWLREYMAFENGAMLLVGIKVRSNAEIVNKQFSSGYFDHAHYRVVAIKRPEQTIIPKGSDQVLPNDLVYFITSPEELDFVRKQAGKVEYEVQNIMIMGGSRIAECTAAQLPDHMRVKLIEIDKDKSHALGERLNNILVINGDGRDVELLKEEDIEDMDAFVALTDNSETNILACSVAKRFGIKKTIAEIENIEYIPMSESLDIGAILNKKLLTASHIYQLTLNANISNVKCLTNVEAVVMEFVVKEGSKVTQSSVKDLDLPNNVNIGGLIRDGKGITVNGNTTIQANDHVIVFCMSDSVRKLDAFFH; from the coding sequence ATGAAAATAGTCATTGCAGGGGCTGGAGAAACCGGCTCCCATCTCTCCAAGATTCTCTCGCAAGAGAGTCAGGACATAACGGTACTGGATGCCAATGAAGCAAAACTGAAGCAACTTAAAACCGCATTAAATATTAAAACCGTAGCGGGGAAAGCCATTTCAATTGCCAGTTTGAAAGAAAGCGGAGTAGAAAACGCGGATCTTTTTGTTGCTGTTACTCCTTCTGAGACAGAAAATATAACGGCTTGCGTATTAGCCTCCGAACTGGGTGCAAAAAAGACATTGTCACGTATCGACAACAGCGAATATTTGCTGCCGGAAAACAAAGATTTTTTCCATAAACTCGGAATCAGCTCTATGATTTACCCCGAGCATCTGGCTGCCGCAGAGATTATTAACGCTCTGAAAGCAACCTGGCTTCGCGAATATATGGCTTTTGAAAACGGAGCAATGTTACTGGTTGGAATCAAGGTGCGCTCTAATGCCGAAATTGTTAACAAACAGTTTTCTTCCGGATATTTTGATCATGCCCACTACCGCGTGGTTGCTATCAAACGCCCGGAGCAAACTATTATCCCGAAAGGTAGCGATCAGGTTCTGCCTAACGATTTGGTGTACTTCATCACCTCGCCCGAAGAACTCGATTTTGTGCGCAAACAGGCAGGGAAGGTGGAATATGAAGTTCAGAACATCATGATAATGGGAGGAAGCCGCATCGCTGAATGTACAGCAGCCCAACTGCCGGATCACATGCGTGTGAAACTCATAGAAATTGACAAAGACAAAAGCCACGCGCTCGGCGAAAGGCTCAACAACATATTGGTAATCAACGGTGATGGCCGCGATGTCGAACTACTGAAGGAAGAAGACATTGAAGATATGGATGCCTTTGTCGCACTAACCGACAATTCGGAGACAAATATTCTGGCTTGTTCGGTTGCGAAACGTTTCGGTATCAAAAAAACGATTGCGGAAATTGAGAATATTGAATACATTCCTATGTCTGAAAGTCTGGACATTGGCGCTATTCTCAACAAAAAGTTGCTCACGGCTAGTCACATATACCAACTGACACTGAATGCTAACATTTCTAATGTGAAATGCCTGACGAACGTGGAAGCTGTCGTTATGGAATTTGTTGTTAAAGAGGGCTCTAAAGTGACTCAGAGCAGCGTAAAAGATCTTGATTTACCCAATAATGTGAATATAGGCGGTCTTATCCGCGACGGCAAAGGGATTACCGTGAACGGAAATACCACCATTCAGGCGAATGACCACGTTATCGTGTTCTGCATGAGTGATTCAGTGCGAAAACTGGATGCGTTCTTTCACTAA